A portion of the Cryptomeria japonica chromosome 5, Sugi_1.0, whole genome shotgun sequence genome contains these proteins:
- the LOC131875650 gene encoding uncharacterized protein LOC131875650, which translates to MSAMSIAGLYVAIKNNVDVESMIGKIGLHSHSKEETAKENEVANRLPGDEEILSGTRDGTEEMRKRGSDVLVSGGGALMLALLCNKVLFPVRVPITIALTPPVAKFLASGSLVKGGFR; encoded by the coding sequence ATGTCTGCCATGTCTATAGCGGGCCTTTATGTTGCCATTAAAAACAATGTAGATGTGGAATCTATGATTGGCAAAATAGGTCTTCATAGTCATTCCAAGGAGGAGACAGCGAAAGAAAATGAAGTTGCAAATCGGTTGCCTGGGGATGAAGAAATATTGAGTGGAACTAGAGATGGGACAGAAGAGATGAGAAAGCGGGGTTCTGATGTGCTAGTATCGGGCGGGGGAGCATTGATGCTTGCACTTCTATGTAATAAGGTGCTTTTTCCTGTGCGCGTGCCCATAACCATTGCTCTCACGCCTCCTGTTGCCAAGTTCCTTGCCAGTGGGAGTCTTGTAAAGGGTGGTTTTAGATAG
- the LOC131040736 gene encoding 17.6 kDa class I heat shock protein-like encodes MALTPFFGRGMSAWDPWENSLFDPWLPISRVWDCMDFSVPTVPSSFSRDAMVMANTRVDWKETPEAHVFTADFPGLRKEDLKIDLVEKNTLRISGERHKEQEERMDQWHRVERSSGRFMRQFRLPENVNVDGISAKLENGVLTVKAPKTHPDATNGGDVKSIDIGSA; translated from the exons ATGGCTTTGACTCCATTTTTTGGAAGGGGCATGAGCGCATGGGATCCATGGGAGAACAGCCTGTTCGATCCATGGCTTCCAATTTCTCGCGTGTGGGACTGCATGGATTTCAGTGTGCCCACAGTGCCCTCTTCATTTTCAAGGGATGCCATGGTCATGGCCAACACTAGGGTTGACTGGAAGGAAACCCCTGAAGCTCATGTCTTCACCGCCGATTTTCCTG GACTGAGGAAAGAGGATCTGAAAATCGATTTAGTGGAGAAGAATACTCTGCGAATAAGCGGTGAGAGGCACAAAGAACAGGAGGAAAGGATGGATCAGTGGCATCGTGTTGAGCGGTCGAGCGGGCGGTTTATGAGGCAATTCCGTCTGCCTGAAAATGTGAATGTGGACGGCATTTCTGCAAAGCTGGAGAACGGGGTTCTGACTGTGAAAGCTCCCAAAACACACCCTGATGCTACTAATGGCGGCGACGTTAAAAGCATTGACATTGGCAGCGCTTAG